Proteins from one Piscinibacter lacus genomic window:
- a CDS encoding ABC transporter permease produces MSAALSSSPAPVASRSEGVWAAGWRRFRQDRVGLVCLAVVLAFLVLISASLLGLVASGWQDERAVPNAPPTFLGPAERAEASGIPLPTGPNVDLSDIDPLAPRYAEWAEAAKAYQTADTVKAETLPFGADRLGRDVLDKAIKGAEISIFVGLSAALVATVIGTVLGAVGGFFRGRVDDGLEWVYNVFTAIPGILLIFAFAAIVGRGVSSVVLILGLAGWTGIYRLVRAEFMKHAVREYVRSAEAIGASAGARMFRHILPNIGHIVLVQLSVHVVGFIKAEVILSYLGLGVGVDQVSWGTMLSESQSELLLGFWWQLAAATAFMAVFVTAFSLMTDALRDALDPKLRGAE; encoded by the coding sequence ATGAGCGCCGCCTTGTCCTCTTCCCCTGCCCCGGTCGCTTCCCGCTCCGAGGGCGTCTGGGCGGCCGGCTGGCGGCGCTTCCGGCAGGACCGGGTCGGCCTCGTCTGCCTGGCGGTGGTGCTGGCCTTCCTGGTGCTGATCAGCGCCTCGCTGCTCGGCCTGGTCGCCAGCGGCTGGCAGGACGAGCGCGCCGTGCCCAATGCGCCGCCGACCTTCCTGGGCCCGGCCGAGCGGGCCGAGGCCAGCGGCATCCCCCTGCCCACCGGTCCGAATGTGGACCTGAGCGACATCGACCCCCTGGCCCCGCGCTATGCCGAATGGGCCGAGGCCGCCAAGGCCTACCAGACCGCCGACACCGTCAAGGCCGAGACCCTGCCCTTCGGCGCCGACCGCCTGGGCCGCGACGTGCTGGACAAGGCCATCAAGGGCGCGGAGATCTCGATCTTCGTCGGCCTCTCCGCCGCGCTGGTGGCCACCGTGATCGGCACCGTGCTGGGCGCCGTCGGCGGCTTCTTCCGCGGCCGGGTCGACGACGGGCTGGAGTGGGTCTACAACGTCTTCACCGCCATCCCCGGCATCTTGTTGATCTTCGCCTTCGCGGCCATCGTCGGGCGGGGCGTCAGCTCGGTGGTGCTCATCCTCGGCCTGGCCGGCTGGACCGGCATCTACCGCCTGGTCCGGGCCGAGTTCATGAAGCATGCGGTGCGCGAATACGTGCGTTCGGCCGAAGCCATCGGCGCCTCGGCCGGCGCGCGCATGTTCCGCCACATCCTGCCCAACATCGGCCACATCGTGCTGGTGCAGCTCAGCGTGCATGTGGTGGGCTTCATCAAGGCCGAAGTCATCCTGAGCTACCTGGGCCTGGGCGTGGGCGTGGACCAGGTGAGCTGGGGCACCATGCTGTCGGAATCGCAGAGCGAGCTGCTGCTCGGCTTCTGGTGGCAGCTTGCGGCGGCCACGGCCTTCATGGCGGTCTTCGTCACCGCCTTCTCGCTGATGACCGACGCGCTGCGCGACGCGCTGGACCCCAAGCTACGCGGAGCCGAGTGA
- a CDS encoding ABC transporter permease: protein MAAYLIRRLWQMVPTLFGVVLLVFLLFKGFGGDPAEILGGLNATAEQVDAIRQQLGLNEPWWVQFGLYLKQIATFDWGKSWATGEAVAELFSNRLPATLTVMVPILVLETLLAIPFALGIAYVRGSLTDRMVLIVTTVALSISFLVYVIVGQYLFAFKLGWFPVQGWSDSLATNLLQYAPLPVLLAVAVSLAPQTRLYRSFFLDEIGQDYVRTARAKGLAEPQIMGRHVMRNAMIPILTNVAVGLPGIFVGSFLIEAFFSIPGLGREVLLAVNRSDYPVIQAFAIYIAFITMLVNLFTDLLYKWVDPRVVLK from the coding sequence ATGGCCGCCTACCTGATCCGGCGACTCTGGCAGATGGTGCCGACCCTGTTCGGCGTCGTGCTGCTGGTCTTCCTGCTCTTCAAGGGCTTTGGCGGCGACCCGGCCGAAATCCTCGGCGGCCTCAATGCCACGGCCGAGCAGGTCGACGCCATCCGCCAGCAGCTCGGCCTGAACGAACCCTGGTGGGTGCAGTTCGGCCTCTACCTGAAGCAGATCGCCACCTTCGACTGGGGCAAGAGCTGGGCGACCGGCGAGGCCGTCGCCGAGCTGTTCAGCAACCGCCTGCCCGCCACCTTGACGGTGATGGTGCCCATCCTGGTGCTGGAGACGCTGCTGGCCATCCCCTTCGCGCTCGGCATCGCCTATGTGCGCGGCTCGCTGACCGACCGCATGGTGCTCATCGTCACCACCGTGGCCCTGTCGATCAGCTTCCTGGTCTATGTGATCGTCGGCCAGTACCTGTTCGCTTTCAAGCTCGGCTGGTTCCCGGTGCAGGGCTGGAGCGACAGCCTGGCGACCAACCTGCTGCAGTACGCGCCCCTGCCCGTGCTGCTGGCAGTGGCCGTCAGCCTGGCGCCACAGACGCGGCTCTACCGCAGCTTCTTCCTCGACGAGATCGGCCAGGACTATGTGCGCACCGCCCGCGCCAAGGGCCTGGCCGAGCCGCAGATCATGGGCCGGCATGTGATGCGCAACGCCATGATCCCCATCCTCACCAATGTGGCGGTGGGCCTGCCGGGCATCTTCGTCGGCAGCTTCCTGATCGAGGCCTTCTTCTCCATCCCCGGCCTGGGCCGCGAGGTGCTGCTGGCCGTCAACCGCAGCGACTACCCGGTGATCCAGGCCTTCGCGATCTACATCGCCTTCATCACCATGCTGGTCAACCTCTTCACCGACCTGCTCTACAAGTGGGTCGATCCCAGAGTGGTTCTGAAATGA
- a CDS encoding ABC transporter substrate-binding protein — MILLPALRLLPAAAPARGARALRAGIGAMARVAALTLATAAVTALFGASAQAGQAAQSAHPASPPRVLRYSFPVAETGFDPAQVADLYSKTVVANIFEAPLAYDPLARPARLVPQTAAAMPEVSAEHTRFVVTLQPGIFFADDPAFGGRPRELIAADYVYAIKRHYDPRWKSPSLFLFENAGLLGLDALRAEALKPGGRFDYDRPVEGLRVLDRHRFEIRLARPAPRFLYTLADPSVSGAVAREVVERHGEAVMAHPVGTGPFRLSDWRRSSRIVLTRNPGFREQRWDAQPAADDAAGQALAARLRGRRLPMLDRVEISIIEEAQPRWLAFLNGELDLLDRLPAEFVPLALAGERLAPHLARQGIGLQRAPAVDTTFVYFNMDDPVVGGLAPAQVALRRAIGLAYDVAAEIALVRQGQAQPAQGLLPPGVSGHEPALRSEMSRYDPARAQALLDLYGWRDRDGDGWRERPDGQPLVLAFASQSDKTSRLIRELWKKRLDAVGLRVDFRIAQWPENLKASRAGKLMMWGVAWGAATPDGAYFLDLLYGPNAGEANMARFRLPAFDALQARIAVLPDGPERAALMHEAQRLAVAYLPYKASSHRINTALTRPGLIGYRPHPFASDFWRHVDREPDIPR; from the coding sequence ATGATCCTGCTGCCCGCCCTGCGCCTGCTGCCGGCCGCGGCCCCTGCCCGGGGGGCGCGGGCCTTGCGGGCCGGCATCGGCGCGATGGCGCGGGTGGCCGCGCTGACGCTGGCGACGGCGGCGGTCACGGCCCTGTTTGGCGCCTCGGCCCAGGCGGGCCAGGCCGCCCAATCTGCCCACCCCGCCAGCCCGCCGCGCGTGCTGCGCTACTCCTTCCCGGTGGCCGAGACCGGCTTCGACCCGGCCCAGGTGGCGGACCTCTACAGCAAGACGGTGGTCGCCAACATCTTCGAAGCGCCGCTGGCCTACGACCCCCTGGCCCGGCCGGCCCGCCTGGTGCCGCAGACGGCCGCGGCCATGCCCGAGGTCTCGGCCGAGCACACGCGCTTCGTCGTCACCCTCCAGCCCGGCATCTTCTTCGCGGACGACCCGGCTTTCGGCGGCCGGCCACGCGAGCTGATCGCCGCCGACTATGTCTACGCGATCAAGCGGCACTACGACCCGCGTTGGAAGAGCCCCAGCCTCTTCCTGTTCGAGAACGCCGGCCTGCTGGGCCTGGACGCGCTGCGCGCCGAAGCGCTGAAGCCCGGCGGCCGCTTCGATTACGACCGGCCGGTCGAGGGCCTGCGCGTGCTCGACCGCCACCGCTTCGAGATCCGCCTGGCGCGGCCGGCGCCGCGCTTCCTCTACACCCTGGCCGACCCCTCGGTCAGCGGCGCGGTGGCGCGCGAGGTGGTCGAGCGCCATGGCGAGGCGGTCATGGCCCATCCGGTCGGCACCGGGCCCTTCCGGCTGAGCGACTGGCGGCGCAGCTCGCGCATCGTGCTGACGCGCAACCCCGGCTTCCGCGAGCAGCGCTGGGACGCGCAGCCAGCCGCCGACGATGCCGCGGGCCAGGCCCTGGCCGCCCGCCTGCGCGGCCGCCGGCTGCCGATGCTGGACCGTGTGGAGATCAGCATCATCGAGGAGGCCCAGCCGCGCTGGCTGGCCTTCCTGAACGGCGAGCTCGACCTGCTCGACCGGCTGCCGGCCGAGTTCGTGCCGCTGGCCCTGGCCGGCGAGCGCCTGGCCCCGCACCTGGCGCGGCAGGGCATCGGCCTGCAACGCGCGCCGGCGGTGGACACCACCTTCGTCTACTTCAACATGGACGATCCCGTGGTCGGCGGCCTGGCCCCTGCGCAGGTGGCGCTGCGCCGCGCGATCGGCCTGGCCTATGACGTGGCGGCCGAGATCGCCCTGGTGCGCCAGGGCCAGGCCCAGCCGGCCCAGGGCCTGCTGCCGCCTGGCGTCAGCGGCCATGAGCCGGCCCTGCGCAGCGAGATGAGCCGCTACGACCCGGCGCGCGCGCAGGCCCTGCTCGACCTCTACGGCTGGCGCGACCGCGACGGCGACGGCTGGCGCGAGCGGCCCGACGGCCAGCCGCTGGTACTGGCCTTCGCCAGCCAGTCGGACAAGACCTCGCGCCTGATCCGCGAGCTGTGGAAGAAGCGGCTCGATGCGGTCGGCCTGCGGGTGGACTTCCGCATCGCGCAATGGCCGGAGAACCTCAAGGCCTCGCGCGCCGGCAAGCTGATGATGTGGGGCGTGGCCTGGGGCGCGGCCACGCCGGACGGCGCCTATTTCCTGGACCTGCTCTACGGCCCGAATGCCGGCGAGGCCAATATGGCGCGCTTTCGCCTGCCGGCCTTCGATGCGCTGCAAGCCCGCATCGCCGTGCTGCCCGACGGCCCCGAGCGCGCGGCCCTGATGCACGAGGCCCAGCGCCTGGCCGTGGCCTACCTGCCCTACAAGGCCAGCAGCCACCGCATCAACACGGCGCTGACACGGCCGGGGCTGATCGGCTACCGTCCGCACCCGTTCGCCAGCGATTTCTGGCGCCATGTCGACCGCGAGCCGGACATCCCGCGATGA
- a CDS encoding ABC transporter substrate-binding protein has protein sequence MSPVLPPEPSPSPEAADPGRRALLGQAGQALAALALPAGGLGLSMTGSAWAQAQAAHEKLLRLAFNAGETGFDPVQVSDLYSHTVCAHVFESLYGYDHLARPFKVKPRTAEGMPVAEDDFKTWTVRIRPGIFFAEDAAFGGKRRELTAADYAYSFKRYFDPRWKSPGYASLKEEGVLGLDALRDRALKDKTPFDYDAPVEGLRVLDRHVLQFRLAESRPRFLYTLGFFPGMAREVVERYGEELGAHPVGTGPFVLGRWRRSSLIELKRNPGFREMVYEAEPNADDAEGQAILAALKGKRLPIVDRVEISIIEETQPRWLAFLNGQLDLSAVPGEFIAQAVPNGVLAPNLAKRGMRMQRNIGSDVTMTMFNMEHPLVGGTTPEKVALRRAIGLGIDLKREIQIVRRGQAVPAQAGLAPNTYGYEQHLKTENSDFDPARAHALLDLYGYRRGSDGWRRQPNGQALTLEVATQSDAISRQFDELWKKNMDALGLKTAFRIGQWPEQLKAARAGNLMIWGLGSSASSPDGQDALERGFGPGAGGSNLARFKLDAFDEVFRKMGALPDGPERLALFREANRLLLAYMPYKFNVHRIATDLSQPWLTGYKRPTFWLDQWQHLDVDMALRAKAG, from the coding sequence ATGAGCCCTGTCCTTCCCCCCGAGCCGAGCCCCTCCCCCGAAGCCGCCGACCCGGGCCGGCGCGCCCTGCTCGGCCAGGCCGGCCAGGCCCTGGCGGCCCTGGCCCTGCCGGCCGGCGGCCTGGGCCTGTCGATGACGGGCTCCGCCTGGGCCCAGGCTCAGGCCGCCCACGAGAAGCTGCTGCGCCTGGCCTTCAATGCCGGCGAAACCGGCTTCGACCCGGTGCAGGTCTCGGACCTGTACTCGCACACCGTCTGCGCGCATGTGTTCGAAAGCCTCTACGGCTACGACCACCTGGCCCGGCCCTTCAAGGTCAAGCCGCGTACGGCCGAGGGCATGCCGGTGGCCGAGGACGACTTCAAGACCTGGACGGTGCGCATCCGCCCCGGCATCTTCTTTGCCGAGGATGCTGCCTTCGGCGGCAAGCGCCGCGAACTGACCGCGGCCGACTACGCCTACAGCTTCAAGCGCTATTTCGATCCGCGCTGGAAGAGCCCCGGCTATGCCAGCCTGAAGGAAGAAGGCGTGCTCGGCCTGGACGCGCTGCGCGACCGTGCCCTGAAGGACAAGACGCCCTTCGACTACGACGCGCCGGTCGAGGGCCTGCGCGTGCTCGACCGCCATGTGCTGCAGTTCCGGCTGGCCGAGTCGCGGCCGCGCTTCCTCTACACCCTGGGCTTCTTCCCCGGCATGGCACGCGAGGTGGTCGAGCGCTATGGCGAGGAGCTGGGCGCCCATCCGGTCGGCACCGGGCCCTTCGTGCTAGGGCGCTGGCGGCGCAGCTCGCTGATCGAGCTCAAGCGCAATCCGGGCTTCCGCGAGATGGTCTACGAGGCCGAGCCGAATGCCGACGATGCCGAGGGCCAGGCCATCCTGGCGGCGCTCAAGGGCAAGCGCCTGCCCATCGTCGACCGGGTCGAGATCAGCATCATCGAGGAGACCCAGCCGCGCTGGCTGGCCTTCCTGAACGGGCAGCTCGACCTGTCGGCCGTGCCCGGCGAATTCATCGCCCAGGCCGTGCCCAACGGCGTGCTGGCCCCCAACCTGGCCAAGCGCGGCATGCGCATGCAGCGCAACATCGGCTCGGACGTGACGATGACCATGTTCAACATGGAGCATCCGCTGGTCGGCGGCACGACGCCGGAGAAGGTCGCGCTGCGCCGCGCGATCGGCCTGGGCATCGACCTCAAGCGCGAGATTCAGATCGTGCGCCGCGGCCAGGCCGTGCCGGCCCAGGCCGGGCTGGCGCCCAACACCTACGGCTACGAGCAGCACCTCAAGACCGAGAACAGCGATTTCGACCCGGCCCGCGCCCATGCCCTGCTCGACCTCTACGGCTACCGCCGCGGCAGCGACGGCTGGCGCCGCCAGCCCAACGGCCAGGCCCTGACGCTGGAGGTGGCCACCCAGAGCGACGCGATCTCGCGCCAGTTTGACGAGCTGTGGAAGAAGAACATGGACGCGCTGGGCCTGAAGACGGCCTTCCGCATCGGCCAGTGGCCTGAGCAGCTCAAGGCCGCGCGCGCCGGCAACCTGATGATCTGGGGCCTGGGCTCCAGCGCCAGCTCGCCCGACGGGCAGGACGCGCTGGAACGCGGCTTCGGCCCCGGCGCCGGCGGCAGCAACCTGGCGCGCTTCAAGCTGGACGCCTTCGACGAGGTCTTCCGCAAGATGGGCGCCCTGCCCGACGGCCCCGAGCGCCTGGCCCTGTTCCGCGAGGCCAACCGCCTGCTGCTGGCCTACATGCCCTACAAGTTCAATGTGCACCGCATCGCGACCGACCTCAGCCAGCCCTGGCTGACTGGCTACAAGCGGCCGACCTTCTGGCTGGACCAGTGGCAGCACCTGGACGTGGACATGGCGCTGCGGGCGAAAGCCGGCTGA
- a CDS encoding branched-chain amino acid transaminase — MSMHDRDGKIWMDGQMVEWRDAKVHVLTHTLHYGCGAFEGVRAYDTVNGPAIFRLREHTERLFNSAKILRMKVPFSVEQVEQAQLEVVKANGLKSGYIRPLVWLGSEKLGVNPRGAQVHLMVAAWHWGAYLGEEGLKRGIRVKTSSYTRHHVNITMTQAKAVSNYTNSILANLEATEDGYDEALLLDSAGFVSEGAGENLFVVKKGVIYTPDLSAGALNGITRNTIFHIAKDLGLEIVQKRITRDEVYIADEAFFTGTAAEVTPIRELDRLDIGIGSRGPITEKIQSAFFDIVNGRNPKYAEWLTAV; from the coding sequence ATGTCGATGCACGACCGTGACGGCAAGATTTGGATGGACGGCCAGATGGTCGAGTGGCGCGACGCCAAGGTCCACGTCCTCACCCACACCTTGCACTACGGCTGTGGCGCCTTCGAGGGCGTGCGCGCCTACGACACGGTGAACGGCCCGGCCATCTTCCGCCTGCGCGAGCACACCGAGCGCCTGTTCAACAGCGCCAAGATCCTGCGCATGAAGGTGCCCTTCTCGGTCGAGCAGGTCGAGCAGGCCCAGCTCGAAGTGGTCAAGGCCAACGGCCTGAAGAGCGGCTACATCCGCCCCCTGGTGTGGCTGGGCTCGGAGAAGCTGGGCGTCAACCCGCGCGGCGCGCAGGTGCACCTGATGGTGGCGGCCTGGCACTGGGGCGCCTACCTGGGCGAGGAAGGCCTCAAGCGCGGCATCCGCGTCAAGACCAGCAGCTACACCCGCCACCACGTCAACATCACCATGACGCAGGCCAAGGCGGTGAGCAACTACACCAACTCCATCCTGGCCAACCTCGAAGCGACCGAGGACGGCTACGACGAGGCCCTGCTGCTCGACAGCGCCGGCTTCGTCAGCGAGGGCGCGGGCGAGAACCTCTTCGTGGTGAAGAAGGGCGTGATCTACACGCCCGACCTGTCGGCCGGCGCGCTCAACGGCATCACCCGCAACACCATCTTCCACATTGCCAAGGACCTGGGCCTGGAGATCGTGCAGAAGCGCATCACGCGGGACGAGGTCTACATCGCCGACGAGGCCTTCTTCACCGGCACCGCCGCCGAAGTGACGCCGATCCGCGAGCTGGACCGCCTGGACATCGGCATCGGCAGCCGCGGCCCCATCACCGAGAAGATCCAGAGCGCCTTCTTCGACATCGTGAACGGCCGCAACCCGAAGTACGCCGAGTGGCTGACTGCGGTCTGA
- a CDS encoding zinc-finger domain-containing protein yields the protein MSTATSSTPKAVVEVGAAELHGPGVVFCPNPKMPLWSNHPRVYLDVASTGEARCAYCGTVYRLKAGETLHGHH from the coding sequence ATGAGCACTGCCACCTCCAGCACGCCCAAGGCGGTCGTCGAAGTCGGCGCGGCCGAGCTGCACGGCCCGGGCGTCGTCTTCTGCCCCAATCCGAAGATGCCGCTGTGGAGCAACCATCCGCGCGTCTACCTGGACGTGGCCTCCACCGGCGAGGCGCGCTGCGCCTACTGCGGCACGGTCTACCGGCTGAAAGCCGGCGAGACGCTGCACGGCCACCACTGA
- a CDS encoding MOSC domain-containing protein: MASTGQLRSVNVASTRLLLAGGRSVLSGIRKRPVEGRVAVQPLGLGGDEQADLSVHGGLSKAVYAYPAEHYLLWQTMRAQAGAAAWGEALPHGAMGENLTITGLLEAEACVGDLLRFPDCALAVSEPRQPCFKFEAVMGFKQAAKMMVQSGTCGFYLAVREPGTIAAGETFEIVPGPRQVTIRELFLAVRIKHR, translated from the coding sequence ATGGCAAGCACCGGGCAGTTGCGGAGCGTCAACGTCGCCAGCACCCGGCTGCTGCTGGCCGGCGGCCGCAGCGTGCTCAGCGGCATCCGCAAGCGGCCGGTCGAGGGCCGGGTGGCGGTGCAGCCCCTGGGCCTGGGCGGCGACGAGCAGGCCGACCTCTCCGTGCATGGCGGCCTGTCCAAGGCCGTCTACGCCTACCCGGCCGAGCACTACCTCCTGTGGCAGACCATGCGCGCCCAGGCCGGCGCCGCCGCCTGGGGCGAGGCCTTGCCGCATGGCGCGATGGGCGAGAACCTGACGATCACCGGCCTGCTGGAGGCCGAGGCCTGCGTCGGCGACCTGCTGCGCTTTCCCGACTGCGCGCTGGCGGTGAGCGAGCCGCGCCAGCCCTGCTTCAAGTTTGAGGCGGTGATGGGCTTCAAGCAGGCCGCCAAGATGATGGTGCAGTCCGGCACCTGCGGCTTCTACTTGGCCGTGCGCGAGCCGGGCACGATCGCGGCCGGCGAGACTTTCGAGATCGTCCCCGGCCCGCGCCAGGTCACGATCCGGGAGCTTTTCCTCGCGGTGCGGATCAAGCACCGATGA
- a CDS encoding ChaN family lipoprotein has product MNAPSPLSFLRATGLALLLAAGPVSATVLPSAPDWPRADWLLLGEEHDALAHQQLSAAVVERLAAQGRLAAVALEMAEAGRSSAGLPRDADEARVREALAWNDAGWPWAAYGRIVMAAVRAGVPVHGANLPRSRMREAMGDAALDGRVSDSLRARLQDDVRANHCDLLPAAQLPGMTRIQIARDLAMADTLVRLREPGRVVLLVAGSYHVDQRLGVPLHLPREGRAESVRMAAGQPADGAQPEGYDRLWPTPALDRPADPCAELRKPRG; this is encoded by the coding sequence ATGAACGCCCCGAGCCCCCTGTCCTTCCTTCGCGCGACCGGCCTGGCCCTGCTGTTGGCCGCCGGTCCGGTCTCGGCCACCGTGCTGCCGTCTGCGCCCGACTGGCCGCGGGCCGACTGGCTGCTGCTGGGCGAGGAGCACGATGCCCTGGCCCACCAGCAGCTCTCGGCCGCCGTGGTCGAGCGCCTGGCCGCACAGGGCCGGCTGGCCGCGGTGGCGCTGGAAATGGCCGAGGCGGGCCGCAGCAGCGCCGGCCTGCCGCGCGACGCCGACGAGGCCCGTGTCCGCGAGGCCCTGGCCTGGAACGACGCCGGCTGGCCCTGGGCCGCCTACGGCCGCATCGTCATGGCCGCGGTGCGGGCCGGCGTGCCGGTGCATGGCGCCAACCTGCCGCGCAGCCGCATGCGCGAGGCCATGGGCGATGCCGCGCTCGACGGCCGCGTGTCCGACAGCCTGCGCGCCCGGCTGCAGGACGATGTGCGCGCCAACCACTGCGACCTGCTGCCCGCCGCCCAGTTGCCGGGCATGACGCGCATCCAGATCGCCCGCGACCTGGCGATGGCCGACACCCTCGTCCGGCTGCGCGAGCCCGGCCGGGTCGTGCTGCTGGTGGCCGGCAGCTACCACGTCGACCAGCGTCTGGGCGTGCCCTTGCACCTGCCGCGCGAAGGCCGCGCCGAATCCGTCCGCATGGCGGCCGGCCAGCCGGCCGACGGCGCGCAGCCCGAGGGCTACGACCGGCTCTGGCCGACCCCCGCCCTCGACCGGCCGGCCGACCCCTGCGCCGAGCTGCGCAAGCCGCGCGGCTGA
- a CDS encoding 23S rRNA (adenine(2030)-N(6))-methyltransferase RlmJ has product MLAYRHAFHAGNHADVLKHLVLVQVLQYMNQKPRPYTLIDSHAGAGAYSLGSAEARKKGEAELGIHRVLAHKARHKPPEAVERYLELLQAFNPGGGLGRYPGSPEIARMLLREDDPLMLYELHPTDVESLARHQIDRRLTRVHRADGFAAPRAHLPPPSRRAVLVMDPSYETRGDYPKVLAAVRETLQRFPETVILVWYPQVQRVEAAELPRRLKSAIEALGKAGAGGKPLGWLHARLTVQAPDAQGFGLAGSGVFLVNPPWTLHDELKSSLPWLAAALAQTDTPSYVLDHRAV; this is encoded by the coding sequence ATGCTGGCCTACCGACACGCCTTCCACGCCGGCAACCATGCCGATGTGCTGAAGCACCTGGTGCTCGTCCAGGTGCTTCAGTACATGAACCAGAAGCCGCGGCCCTACACCCTGATCGACAGCCATGCCGGGGCCGGCGCCTATTCGCTGGGCAGCGCCGAGGCGCGCAAGAAGGGCGAGGCCGAGCTCGGCATCCACCGCGTGCTGGCGCACAAGGCGCGGCACAAGCCGCCCGAGGCGGTCGAGCGCTACCTGGAGCTGCTGCAGGCCTTCAACCCCGGCGGCGGCCTGGGCCGCTACCCCGGCTCGCCCGAGATCGCGCGCATGCTGCTGCGCGAGGACGATCCGCTGATGCTCTATGAGCTGCATCCGACCGATGTCGAATCGCTGGCCCGCCACCAGATCGACCGCCGCCTGACCCGGGTGCACCGGGCCGACGGCTTCGCCGCGCCGCGTGCCCACCTGCCGCCGCCCTCGCGGCGCGCGGTGCTGGTGATGGACCCGTCCTACGAGACGCGCGGCGACTACCCCAAGGTGCTGGCCGCCGTGCGCGAGACGCTGCAGCGCTTCCCGGAGACGGTGATCCTGGTCTGGTATCCGCAGGTGCAGCGGGTCGAGGCGGCCGAGCTGCCGCGGCGGCTGAAATCCGCCATCGAGGCCCTGGGCAAGGCCGGCGCCGGCGGCAAGCCCCTGGGCTGGCTGCATGCCCGGCTGACCGTGCAGGCGCCCGATGCGCAGGGTTTCGGCCTGGCCGGCAGCGGCGTCTTCCTGGTCAATCCGCCCTGGACCCTGCACGACGAGCTCAAGTCCAGCCTGCCCTGGCTGGCCGCCGCCCTGGCGCAGACCGACACGCCCAGCTACGTGCTGGACCACCGGGCGGTGTAA